A segment of the Panacibacter ginsenosidivorans genome:
TGCCATTACCGTCATACTCGATGTATATCTCAATAGTATCAGTTTTTTGCACCAAAGAGAAATGTATACCGGATGAATGGGCATGTTTAATGATATTATTGGTAAGCTCCTGTATAATGCGGAATATGGCAAGATCTTTTTCAGGTGATAATCTTACCAATGCATCCTGCGCGGTTAATGAAATAGAGAGTACGCCAGGCTGATTGATCTTATTGCAGAAATGCTGGATGGTACTTTCCAGGCCAAAGTCTGCTATAATAACAGGCTGCAGGTTGGAAGAAATATTTCTTACTGTTTTTACAGCTTCATCCAGCAGGCCTTTGGATTGATTAAGCGCATCTATTTTTTTCTCATTACTGAGATGCACAGGTTCTATCTGGTTCAGATATAATTTTACTGCAGAGAGCAAAGCGCCTACTTCATCATGGAGCTCTGAAGAGATCCGTTTACGTTCTGCCTCTTCGGTTTCAATTGCAGCGAGGGTTAATTTGTTTTGCTGATCTTCGGTTATCTCTTTTAACTTTAATTGATAATTGATAACCTTTCTTTGATGAATAATTACAAATAGAACAATAGTAAGCAACAGTAATAACACTACTGCAGTGCCATATACAATAAGAGATGTAATATTTATTTGTAACGCGAACATAGGATAGCTTTTGCAAAAAAAATATTTGTAAATAGAATCAGAAAGTCTGCTACTATCCAGATTAAACCGGCAAAACCCCATAATTTATTTGCCTGTTCCCGCAGTCCGGCATTAGTTAAAGATTGGGCTTGCCGGCAAAGTTCACCATAATTGGAAAAAACAAAAAAATTGCCACCACAATAAATAAAGATGCCGGTAATCATCCAAAAGGATGGCTGCCTGTAGATAAAAAGATCCTTTGGATTCTGGATTTGATACCAGTAATAATAAAGACAATAACAAATAAGAATAATACAGGATAAAGAAGAGCTGTAGCTGTTATACAGTTTAAGCTTTTCCCACCACAATGCGTTGGTAATGGAGAAAATCGTAACTATACCAATGGCTATATAATTTATAAAAGAAAATAGTTTACTATTTAATAAAAAACTAATGATCAAACCGAAACAACAAAACGTCATGATGGTGATGAAAACAAAAATAATAATGTTTGGGGTCACCATTAATTGAAGGTAATTGGCATACGCAATGAATGGAATGTAAACAACTGAATATGCAATAAGCGTTGTTAACCATTTTCGTCTTTTAGGTTTTATTATTACATATGTAATCAAGGGAATTAAAGGAGAAAAGGTTTCGATAACTGGAAATATTATACTCATAAGGCAGCATTATAAAATGGTTTTCAGAGGTATCAATTTTCACGGGTTGAATAAAAGCCGTTAATCAAGCTTGCCGCTTGTATAACCTGAAGGCGGCGGTGGGCATGGGCCAGACAGTAAAAAAATAGTATTGTTGAAATCCTGGCTATAGGCAGTTTTTTTATCTTCGTTAATTGTATAACTGTACTCAACTATATCTACCCAGTTTTCTTTACTTGAGCCAGGATCATTAATATGAGCAGGTACCATTAATAATACTTCTTTTTGATCTGCTGTAAGTCCCTGATATAATTTTAATCCATCTACACCCGGAACGCCTGAAATTATATCAAGAAATTTCTTAGATAAAAAATAAAAAGGAGTGTGCGGTGGGGTACTGTGTGCATCCCTGTATCGCTTTGCAAGGTCTCTTGCATCCTGGAGACTTATGTTGCCTAAAGTTGTCATTGTTTTTAATTTAAAGAATTAAATAATTAATATTTACAGGATTAAAATTACGCACACATTATATCGTAAGTAACAAACATAGTTTAGCGCTGCAAAAACATCAATCAGGCAAAACAATTAAAACCCTTTACAGCAAAGCATTTCATCGATTTTAACAAAATAATTTTACGTATTTTTCATGGTAACATTGCGCATTTTCACCTTTATTTCATTTCATGATTTTGCGTATTTATACGCTTGTTCAAAACATATAAGCATGTTATAATTATCTCAAGCCGCTATAACAAGAGAATGTAGAAGTGAGTGACACAACAACCGATGCCCAAAGAATTGTAGCCAACAAACAAATTCCTGTGAACTATCACATTTTTTTCCCACGTATTTCTACGCACTGCAAACTGCAGTTAATACGCTTTACCAGCAGCAATACGCTATTTTAAAATCACGTTGTTCTTCTCTTGTTTCCAGGTCTTCATTGATAGCATCTTTGTGTCAGAAAGTTCATGAACAAAAAAACAAATTTTAACAAACACATTTCCTAATCCCGGTAACCCGGAAAACACTTTTAACAATGAAAAAGATCATCACAGCAACAATTTTATTCGTTGCACTATCATTCGCAGCTTTTGCAGGTGGAAAAGACAAACAACTTGCAACAGACCTTAACAATGCACTTAAAAATTCAAAGCAGGTAAGCTGGACCGCAACAGATACACATAACCGCGCCGCTTTTGATTTTAATGGCAAAACTGTAATGGCTTATTATGACCGTGAAGACAATGCACTTGTTGGATACAGCATCCACCTTGGATCAGACGATCTTTCAAAAACATCACAGGATGCTATTGCAAAAAAATACCCAGGCTGGGAGATTATTGAAACAATTATGTTCATAGACAATAATGGTTATGCCAGCAACTTTGTACAGGTAAAAAAGGGTAACAAAAATCTTGCACTGAAGGTAAACGACGACAGAATAAGCATCTTCAGCCACATGTAAAAAATGCTATACACTAAACATCTCTCCTAAACAAAAAACTAATGAAAATGATACTCCTTATAATGTCAATAATAGCAGGATGTTTAGTTGTATCGTACAGTCGCGCAAACAACGATACTCTTATACAAGAGCCCTTTACGATAAAAACAACAGCACCTGGCGAAGTGCTGTGGGCCCTAAACCAAAGTTATAAACATACACAACTGCAATACAA
Coding sequences within it:
- a CDS encoding sensor histidine kinase — translated: MFALQINITSLIVYGTAVVLLLLLTIVLFVIIHQRKVINYQLKLKEITEDQQNKLTLAAIETEEAERKRISSELHDEVGALLSAVKLYLNQIEPVHLSNEKKIDALNQSKGLLDEAVKTVRNISSNLQPVIIADFGLESTIQHFCNKINQPGVLSISLTAQDALVRLSPEKDLAIFRIIQELTNNIIKHAHSSGIHFSLVQKTDTIEIYIEYDGNGMDQQEYENKLYQVQGLGLKNIQNRLNILKGYVFYEKSDNLTNTITVRLPITEQKP